A region from the Salvia splendens isolate huo1 chromosome 15, SspV2, whole genome shotgun sequence genome encodes:
- the LOC121767056 gene encoding uncharacterized protein LOC121767056 yields the protein MSLNPLSVILKENKVEGPNYVDWKRNLDIVLIADDYKFLLDTDCPAKPAENATEEEKAVYKKWMKGNEMAKCYILASMSNVLQHQYHSYEFAYEITENLQSLFGTQSRSARSLAIRSLMNKTMKEGTPVRDHVLEMMRHLNQIEVLGGSIDSDSQVDIILQSLPASFQQFKVNYEMTKQDLNLAELLTELQNAENIYAQAKQAMLVDCPSGFKVNRPIKDGKAEQVAKGLKESRKLSEGEITVHLGDATRVGAIAVGAVYIRFSIASTVTTSTPVIVEPRRSGRVSKEPERWIGLGESSDSVSGHLEPNPWNYKEAVDDLDGLNWIEAMDSELQSMEDKDVYDLENLPEGCIAIGTYVDWEVWQMDVKTAFLHGSLEETIYMNQPEGYEVKGK from the exons ATGTCTCTCAATCCATTATCTGTGATCTTGAAAGAAAACAAAGTCGAGGGGccaaattatgtagactggaaacgtAATTTGGATATTGTTCTCATCGCTGATGATTATAAGTTTCTGCTTGACACTGATTGTCCCGCTAAACCCGCTGAAAATGCTACTGAGGAAGAGAAGGCCGTGTATAAGAAATGGATGAAAGGAAATGAGATGGCGAAGTGTTACATTTTGGCTTCTATGTCAAATGTGCTTCAACATCAGTATCATTCCTATGAGTTTGCTTATGAGATCACGGAGAACCTTCAATCCCTCTTTGGGACTCAGAGTCGATCTGCTAGATCACTAGCGATCAGGAGTCTCATGAATAAGACTATGAAGGAGGGCACACCAGTCAGGGACCATGTTCTTGAGATGATGCgccacctcaatcaaattgaggttttgggaggatCAATTGATTCGGATTCCCAAGTGGACATAATACTCCAGAGTCTTCCAGCAAGCTTTCAGCAGTTCAAAGTAAACTATGAGATGACTAAGCAAGACCTCAACTTAGCTGAGCTTCTAACTGAGCTTCAGAACGCTGAAAACATTTATGCTCAAGCTAAGCAAGCTATGTTAGTTGACTGCCCCTCCGGTTTCAAGGTCAATAGACCAATAAAAGATGGGAAGGCGGAGCAAGTCGCCAAAGGGTTGAAG GAATCAAGGAAACTAAGTGAAGGCGAGATCACTGTCCATCTGGGGGATGCTACTAGAGTGGGAGCGattgcagtgggagctgtttATATTCGCTTCTCTA TTGCATCAACTGTTACAACTTCTACACCTGTGATTGTTGAGCCCCGCCGTAGTGGGAGGGTTTCAAAGGAACCAGAAAGGTGGATTGGTTTGGGAGAGtcttctgactctgtttccggTCATCTAGAACCTAACCCTTGGAACTACAAAGAGGCAGTGGATGATTTGGATGGCCTCAACTGGATTGAGGCAATGGATTCTGAATTACAATCAATGGAGGATAAGGACGTTTACGACCTTGAAAACCTGCCCGAAGGCTGCATTGCCATTGGGA CCTACGTGGACTGGGAAGTatggcaaatggatgtcaagaCCGCTTTCTTGCATGGCAGTCTTGAGGAAACCATTTACATGAATCAACCCGAGGGCTATGAGGTTAAGGGCAAGTAG